A window of Mucilaginibacter paludis DSM 18603 contains these coding sequences:
- a CDS encoding T9SS type A sorting domain-containing protein, with the protein MRKYLILAICLISTHFCFAAKQVHIPSYWATDPGLSQWSYARSYQTDNFVLFWGPLAGDNPLANPPGNSLHFDPKFITDTLEHIYKKYITEYHMLSDAPGTPLGTYKCIIVMNNTWVQGVSGFAFGVVLDNMVGGIFVDAAATLDGGVTSHEFTHTLQYLLHIQYNPADGASFTNPYGGFFFETHANFMRNHLYPGAIFYDYPRWLGTQSFTWGSARHNYDSYDLLFYIEQVDSLNAVTDLWKKSLPNEYPLQTYKRLKGWDQSQLNDFLFDYAKREASYDYTLYGMGKIIREGIKSFKLNEPHYLWRQYTILNAIDSASGHYSVPKEFAPQDYGFNIIPLYPTCAKRLVSIKFKGHNEANLNAGWRYGFVATNSDGTISRYSPTYNSNESEISFQLKDSETQLYLVVLGAPTTHTSYLADIGWPKYYRSPYELKIANAVPEGYQNTFRNEYRQNGHPHPNGGGWVANTSKVASSVRVGPKALVLGVSNITGNVKIDGTSFVQDATISDNVQILGNTNVTSARLSENTIVKDNTILNGTISSGSALFKDNALLFGDTFGGSVVVGGDDEIGGCVSSGVYLQFPNPGTNGRSNCDGKDAIDPSNIDINNSYNPFTEQQMAFSGIVTCDGIAALDTVKKASSNMLKAVIYPNPVVGQISLHIDNQFKATNLAIEIYTTAGQRVTQLSQSVSLGSSVLSLSGNGLAVGLYYMKISGGDKPLKLKFLKQ; encoded by the coding sequence ATGAGAAAGTATTTAATTCTGGCAATTTGTTTGATCAGCACTCATTTTTGCTTTGCAGCAAAGCAGGTCCATATTCCATCCTATTGGGCAACAGATCCTGGACTGTCTCAATGGAGTTACGCGCGTTCATATCAAACTGACAATTTTGTCCTGTTTTGGGGACCCTTAGCCGGCGATAATCCGCTCGCCAATCCACCAGGTAATAGCCTTCATTTTGACCCCAAGTTTATAACGGATACGCTGGAACATATTTATAAAAAGTATATAACGGAATATCATATGCTTAGCGACGCGCCCGGTACTCCGTTAGGCACATACAAATGTATCATTGTGATGAATAATACATGGGTACAGGGAGTTAGTGGCTTTGCTTTCGGCGTAGTATTAGATAATATGGTAGGGGGGATTTTCGTCGATGCCGCTGCTACTTTAGACGGTGGAGTAACCTCCCATGAGTTCACCCATACGCTCCAGTACCTTTTGCATATTCAATATAACCCTGCGGACGGAGCTTCATTTACAAATCCATATGGCGGTTTTTTCTTCGAAACACATGCCAACTTCATGAGAAACCATCTCTATCCCGGAGCAATATTTTATGATTACCCCCGATGGCTAGGAACACAATCGTTTACTTGGGGATCCGCGAGGCACAATTACGATTCCTATGACCTGTTATTTTACATTGAGCAAGTAGATAGCTTAAACGCTGTAACAGATTTATGGAAAAAGTCACTGCCCAATGAATACCCGCTTCAGACCTACAAACGGCTAAAGGGCTGGGACCAATCGCAATTAAATGATTTTTTATTTGATTATGCCAAAAGAGAAGCATCTTACGACTATACGCTCTATGGCATGGGAAAGATTATCAGGGAAGGCATAAAGTCATTTAAACTAAACGAACCACATTATTTATGGCGCCAGTACACAATTCTCAATGCAATTGATTCAGCAAGCGGTCATTACAGTGTCCCAAAGGAATTCGCGCCTCAAGATTATGGATTTAATATCATTCCATTGTACCCAACCTGCGCCAAAAGATTGGTCTCAATTAAATTCAAAGGACATAATGAAGCCAACCTAAATGCCGGATGGCGATATGGATTTGTTGCTACCAATAGTGACGGTACCATTTCCAGATATAGTCCAACATATAACTCAAATGAAAGTGAAATCAGTTTTCAGTTAAAAGATTCCGAAACGCAACTATACTTGGTAGTCTTGGGTGCTCCAACTACGCATACAAGTTATCTGGCAGATATCGGCTGGCCTAAATATTACCGTTCTCCTTACGAATTAAAGATAGCAAATGCGGTCCCTGAAGGTTACCAAAATACGTTCCGGAATGAATATCGTCAGAATGGACACCCTCATCCAAACGGCGGAGGGTGGGTTGCCAATACATCTAAGGTGGCTTCCAGTGTGCGGGTTGGCCCCAAGGCATTGGTGTTGGGAGTAAGTAACATCACCGGAAATGTTAAAATTGACGGCACCTCATTTGTGCAGGATGCCACAATCTCTGACAATGTGCAGATTTTAGGAAATACCAATGTAACTAGTGCACGCCTTAGCGAAAATACCATAGTAAAGGATAATACCATATTAAACGGAACAATATCTTCAGGCTCAGCTCTTTTTAAAGATAATGCCTTGCTCTTTGGCGATACTTTCGGAGGTTCGGTAGTAGTAGGTGGTGATGATGAAATCGGAGGCTGCGTTTCTTCTGGAGTTTATTTGCAATTTCCTAATCCTGGTACAAATGGCCGATCTAATTGTGACGGAAAGGATGCTATCGACCCTTCTAATATTGATATAAATAATTCCTATAATCCATTCACTGAACAACAGATGGCATTCTCAGGCATTGTTACCTGCGACGGCATAGCAGCATTGGATACGGTCAAAAAAGCATCTTCCAATATGCTTAAGGCGGTGATTTATCCTAACCCGGTAGTTGGCCAGATATCGCTGCATATAGATAATCAGTTTAAAGCCACAAACCTGGCCATTGAAATATATACTACTGCAGGGCAGCGGGTTACACAGTTAAGCCAATCTGTTTCGTTGGGTAGCTCTGTGCTATCGTTATCCGGTAACGGTCTTGCCGTCGGTCTATATTATATGAAAATCTCAGGCGGAGATAAACCTCTGAAGTTGAAGTTTTTAAAACAATAA
- the porV gene encoding type IX secretion system outer membrane channel protein PorV, translating into MKNIYSVPRKKLLLVILFLCIGSGAYAQFSSDGRTGNVIPTGVPFLLVSPDPRSSGMGDAGVALEDDANATFWNPSKMVFMKSNSSVSLSYCPWLRNLVSDANISYLNFQAKTDDRTAIGVSMRYFNLGKIDLADANNTSQGAYSPYEYAIDASLARSFGDNFSLGFTIRYISSHIFNSDANYKLQAGSSVGADLSLFYRNKFDLFGKESHFSFGTDISNIGSEISYDNTIASQSFLPANLKLGIANTWVLDNENELTLAVDLNKLLVPTPPQTDSNGRIIKGKSTDVSVPAGIFGSFSDAPGGFSEELQEINYSAGLEYAFNHRFFLRTGYFYENPNKGNRQYATFGVGYKYDFMDFNFSYLAASQQKTPLANTLRFGIVFNLGRK; encoded by the coding sequence ATGAAAAATATATACAGTGTGCCACGCAAAAAGTTGTTGTTGGTAATATTATTCTTGTGCATAGGGTCGGGCGCTTACGCACAATTTAGCTCAGATGGACGGACGGGTAACGTTATCCCTACCGGTGTCCCTTTTTTGCTGGTATCGCCAGATCCCAGATCCTCGGGTATGGGAGATGCAGGTGTTGCGCTGGAAGATGATGCCAACGCTACCTTCTGGAACCCATCAAAAATGGTTTTTATGAAAAGTAATTCGTCAGTTTCACTTTCTTATTGTCCGTGGCTTCGTAATTTGGTTAGCGACGCCAATATCAGTTACCTAAACTTTCAGGCTAAAACAGATGATCGTACAGCTATTGGCGTATCCATGCGCTATTTCAATTTAGGTAAAATAGATTTGGCCGATGCCAATAATACATCGCAAGGAGCCTACAGTCCCTATGAATATGCTATCGACGCATCGCTGGCCCGCAGTTTTGGTGATAATTTTTCACTCGGTTTTACTATAAGATATATCTCGTCACATATCTTCAATTCTGATGCTAATTATAAATTGCAGGCTGGTTCATCGGTAGGGGCTGATCTCTCCTTATTTTACAGAAATAAGTTCGACTTATTTGGTAAGGAATCTCATTTTTCTTTTGGTACCGATATTTCTAATATTGGATCTGAGATAAGCTACGATAATACTATTGCCAGCCAAAGTTTCCTGCCTGCAAATCTAAAATTAGGGATTGCGAACACTTGGGTACTGGATAACGAAAATGAATTGACACTGGCTGTCGATCTGAATAAGTTACTGGTGCCAACCCCTCCCCAAACGGATAGTAACGGCCGTATCATCAAAGGGAAAAGCACCGATGTTTCGGTGCCGGCTGGAATTTTCGGCTCTTTCTCGGATGCGCCGGGTGGTTTTAGCGAAGAGTTGCAGGAAATAAATTATAGTGCCGGCCTGGAGTATGCTTTTAATCATCGTTTTTTTCTCAGGACAGGTTATTTTTACGAAAACCCCAACAAGGGTAACCGCCAATATGCCACCTTTGGCGTAGGTTACAAGTACGATTTTATGGATTTTAACTTTTCATATCTTGCCGCCAGTCAGCAAAAAACACCTTTGGCCAATACACTCAGGTTTGGTATAGTGTTTAATCTCGGCCGGAAATAA
- a CDS encoding glycoside hydrolase yields the protein MRKHQLLLLLVISLGCGATSCNKNSMAPAQQQQPIKQPIVNSIQSGGSITVGIGSPQQKIDLIGAGCYFYSGHLVNGITNFTDAANWLWHDLNVNVFKIVLRADGVEDVNDNADPNNTDFSKFNFTGNSNLVDQITAVKKARLVNPAIKIWAIVLSPPKYLKSNSSVNNGGTLNASVTNAYNEFGEFLYAHIKNLKDNGIGVDYLSLMNEPDYPSSAVPYESAEFTAAQAQSVYTSTAGWLKTKLQSLSIPVPLFASPDCIDVTHTGSYIAALNASGNMNLYTTHQYSGSSATNFAAASSAAGAKGLYMTEWHAGFGMGSTPDELTSALDLVNKFHDAFKGGAKGWLYFEWGNPETNFGGLLYTPWGAPAQRKKNYYAFQQYTANLLNENYIPTTLTGIANFGNDNVSAFTTANRADINVVNWNTDAQNKVRLNFGGNISTIKIYRTSAIENNALVWSQDNVNLNYYDVDFAGKSFTTVRVTW from the coding sequence ATGAGAAAGCACCAACTTCTTTTATTGCTGGTTATATCGCTGGGATGCGGCGCTACGTCCTGTAATAAAAACAGCATGGCACCTGCTCAACAGCAGCAGCCAATAAAGCAGCCCATTGTAAATTCAATTCAGAGCGGAGGGAGTATTACCGTTGGTATAGGAAGTCCCCAGCAGAAAATCGATCTCATTGGAGCTGGCTGCTACTTCTACAGCGGGCACCTGGTAAATGGGATTACTAATTTTACTGATGCCGCCAACTGGCTTTGGCATGATCTCAACGTCAACGTTTTTAAAATCGTTCTCCGTGCGGACGGAGTTGAGGATGTCAATGATAATGCAGACCCAAATAATACTGATTTTTCCAAGTTCAACTTTACAGGAAATTCTAACCTGGTTGACCAGATCACTGCGGTCAAAAAAGCCAGGCTGGTTAATCCGGCAATCAAAATCTGGGCTATAGTATTGTCCCCGCCAAAGTACCTGAAGAGCAATAGCAGCGTCAATAATGGCGGGACCCTTAACGCCAGCGTAACGAATGCCTACAACGAATTTGGCGAGTTTTTGTACGCTCATATTAAAAATCTTAAGGACAACGGAATCGGCGTCGATTATTTAAGCCTGATGAATGAACCTGACTATCCATCTTCCGCGGTGCCTTATGAATCTGCCGAATTTACCGCGGCACAGGCACAAAGTGTCTATACCAGTACAGCCGGATGGCTGAAGACGAAACTACAGTCGTTAAGCATCCCCGTTCCACTTTTTGCCTCGCCGGATTGTATTGACGTAACCCATACAGGAAGTTATATTGCTGCTCTTAACGCGTCCGGAAATATGAACCTTTACACGACTCATCAATATTCCGGAAGTTCTGCTACTAATTTTGCCGCAGCTTCATCAGCCGCCGGGGCCAAAGGACTGTACATGACGGAGTGGCACGCGGGGTTTGGCATGGGAAGTACACCTGATGAACTTACCTCTGCGCTTGACCTGGTTAATAAATTCCACGATGCTTTCAAAGGAGGGGCAAAAGGCTGGCTGTATTTCGAATGGGGAAACCCTGAAACTAACTTTGGCGGACTTTTGTACACGCCATGGGGAGCCCCCGCCCAACGGAAGAAAAACTACTATGCGTTCCAGCAATATACTGCAAACCTGCTTAATGAAAATTATATCCCTACTACCTTAACGGGGATCGCCAATTTTGGAAATGATAATGTGAGCGCATTCACCACGGCAAACCGGGCGGATATCAACGTTGTTAACTGGAATACCGATGCGCAAAACAAGGTCAGACTGAACTTTGGCGGTAATATCTCCACTATAAAGATCTACAGAACCAGTGCAATAGAAAACAATGCATTAGTGTGGAGCCAGGATAACGTCAATTTGAATTATTATGACGTCGACTTTGCCGGTAAATCGTTTACTACGGTGAGGGTAACCTGGTAA
- a CDS encoding tetratricopeptide repeat protein produces MKYMIVKAWIEKVIIPTYGAGEPDKNPMFFEKRIYQGSSGVVYPNPVIEKISDEKEDRGYTAVFLENAFIKIMILPELGGRVQMAYDKIKERHFIYYNQVIKPALVGLCGPWISGGIEFNWPQHHRPSTFDAVDFNIEENTDGSVTVWVNELEKMFHTKGMAGFTLHPDHAYLEIKARLSNPTPLPQTFLWWANPAVKVNDHYQSVFPPDVNAVFDHGKRDVSTFPIATGTYYKVDYSPGTDISMYKNIPVPTSYMAVNSAYDFVGGYEHDSKAGMLHIADHHVSPGKKQWTWGNGDFGIAWDRNLTDEDGPYIELMTGVYTDNQPDFTWLMPFEEKSFTQYFLPYRELGLIKNASKDLLLSLDLNQNELGVKVFATSMYKSVGIRVFIGADLLFEDIVDIDPYNIYDRTLNGPDHIKENAITVSIIDKNGKELLRYNGKQENEDIPVAAAPAESPADINNAEQLFLTGQHLEQYRHATFNPVPYYEKALELDPGDVRNNNALGVWYLRRGMFEKSEAFFRAAIKTLIARNPNPYDGEPYFNLGLSLKYLGRKEEAYEAFFKAGWSSAWQDAAYYFIAQLDLLKGDYEKALEHINWSIDRNARNGKAYLIKIQALKKMGKVTEALSVAQSTIERDGFNFGALYQLYLCYQELQQEDKAMQTLNLLKSRSRGTAHNLIECTIDFINQGLYQDAAAILLLANKEEFNTPLINYYLVYIYSRSGDQHGCMNYLTVAAVVDPGYCFPNRLEDIKVLKNAMKLNPADSKAPYYLGNLYFDKRQYAEAISLWELSYQIDSEFATVNRNLGIALFNKSGDKDRALFHFNKAFQLNKNDARMLMELDQLYKRLNYNPEKRLAFLQENLGTATLRDDVYLEIAAIRNFLGDFGVAYDMLMNRKFHPWEGGEGKVAAQYTYSLMERAKLSILKKNPETAIELLNEALRYPDNLGEGKLPGARDNDIYFWLGCAYQASGDEETAGRSWKTAAIGDEYPSAAVFYNDSPPDKIFYQGLALRKIGDDHRAESIFNKLISYGQQHIDDQIKIDYFAVSLPDLMVFDGDLNLLNRIHCLYLQGLGQLGLNNRKESVALFQQVLEMETMHLGAKTHLDLAASYHQLADSFLKV; encoded by the coding sequence ATGAAATACATGATAGTTAAAGCCTGGATAGAAAAAGTGATTATCCCGACCTACGGGGCCGGAGAGCCTGATAAAAACCCGATGTTTTTTGAGAAAAGGATCTACCAGGGCAGCAGCGGGGTTGTATATCCCAACCCGGTGATCGAGAAAATATCCGATGAAAAAGAAGACCGGGGATACACTGCCGTTTTCCTCGAAAATGCCTTCATTAAAATAATGATTCTGCCTGAATTGGGCGGACGGGTTCAGATGGCTTACGATAAAATCAAAGAAAGGCATTTTATCTATTATAACCAGGTGATCAAACCTGCTCTTGTTGGTCTTTGCGGCCCATGGATATCCGGCGGGATAGAATTCAACTGGCCGCAGCATCATCGCCCGAGCACCTTCGATGCCGTAGATTTTAATATTGAAGAGAATACTGATGGCAGTGTAACTGTTTGGGTAAATGAACTGGAAAAAATGTTCCATACCAAAGGCATGGCCGGATTTACCCTTCACCCGGACCACGCTTACCTGGAAATAAAAGCCAGGCTATCTAACCCGACGCCGCTACCGCAAACTTTTCTTTGGTGGGCCAATCCGGCGGTTAAGGTTAATGACCATTATCAGTCTGTGTTTCCCCCGGATGTTAACGCGGTTTTTGATCACGGCAAACGGGACGTTTCCACGTTTCCCATTGCTACTGGCACTTATTACAAGGTCGACTACAGCCCTGGAACGGATATTTCGATGTATAAGAACATCCCGGTACCAACGTCCTATATGGCTGTCAACTCCGCATATGATTTTGTAGGTGGCTATGAACATGATTCCAAAGCAGGTATGCTGCATATAGCGGACCATCACGTTTCTCCGGGGAAGAAGCAATGGACATGGGGCAACGGAGATTTTGGCATCGCCTGGGACCGCAATCTCACCGATGAAGACGGCCCATATATTGAATTAATGACGGGTGTTTACACGGATAATCAACCCGACTTTACCTGGCTGATGCCATTTGAAGAAAAGTCATTTACGCAATACTTTCTTCCTTACCGTGAACTGGGCCTGATCAAAAATGCAAGCAAGGATCTGTTGCTTAGTCTTGATTTGAACCAAAATGAACTTGGTGTAAAGGTTTTTGCCACATCAATGTACAAGTCAGTCGGTATCAGGGTTTTTATAGGAGCGGATCTGCTGTTTGAGGATATTGTCGATATAGACCCCTATAACATTTATGACCGCACGTTGAATGGCCCTGATCATATAAAAGAAAACGCTATTACTGTCAGTATAATTGATAAAAATGGCAAAGAATTGCTGCGTTATAACGGAAAACAGGAAAACGAAGATATACCGGTGGCTGCGGCACCTGCAGAATCGCCGGCGGATATCAACAATGCAGAACAATTGTTTTTAACAGGGCAGCACCTGGAACAGTACCGCCATGCCACTTTTAATCCTGTTCCTTATTATGAAAAAGCATTGGAACTGGATCCCGGCGATGTCCGTAATAATAACGCGCTTGGTGTGTGGTATCTCAGACGCGGGATGTTCGAAAAGAGTGAAGCTTTTTTTCGGGCAGCAATCAAAACCTTAATCGCCAGAAACCCTAATCCTTATGATGGCGAACCCTATTTTAACCTGGGGCTTAGTTTGAAATACCTCGGTCGTAAAGAAGAGGCTTATGAGGCGTTTTTTAAAGCCGGATGGAGCAGCGCCTGGCAGGATGCAGCTTACTATTTTATAGCACAACTCGATTTATTGAAGGGGGATTATGAAAAAGCACTTGAGCACATCAACTGGTCAATTGACAGGAATGCCCGGAATGGCAAAGCCTATCTGATCAAAATTCAGGCACTTAAAAAAATGGGGAAGGTTACTGAAGCGCTTTCCGTTGCTCAAAGTACTATTGAACGCGACGGCTTTAATTTCGGGGCCCTTTACCAATTGTACTTATGTTATCAGGAACTTCAGCAGGAAGACAAAGCCATGCAGACCTTGAATCTGCTCAAGTCCCGGAGCCGCGGCACTGCGCACAACCTGATTGAATGCACAATTGATTTTATCAATCAGGGCTTATACCAGGATGCCGCAGCCATCTTATTACTGGCAAATAAGGAGGAGTTCAATACACCGCTTATTAACTATTACCTGGTCTATATTTATTCCAGGTCAGGTGATCAGCATGGTTGTATGAACTATTTGACGGTAGCCGCTGTAGTAGACCCGGGTTACTGTTTTCCGAATCGCCTGGAAGATATTAAGGTGTTGAAAAATGCTATGAAGCTCAATCCTGCCGACAGCAAAGCACCGTACTACTTGGGTAACCTGTATTTTGATAAGCGCCAGTATGCAGAAGCCATCAGCCTTTGGGAACTATCTTACCAAATTGACAGCGAATTCGCAACTGTAAACAGGAATCTTGGAATTGCGCTGTTTAATAAATCCGGGGATAAAGACAGGGCGCTTTTTCATTTCAACAAGGCATTTCAACTTAATAAAAATGATGCAAGGATGTTAATGGAACTTGATCAGCTCTATAAGCGCCTTAATTATAATCCTGAAAAACGGTTGGCCTTTTTACAGGAAAATCTTGGAACAGCAACGCTGAGAGATGACGTTTACCTGGAGATAGCTGCAATACGCAATTTTCTGGGTGATTTCGGGGTAGCATATGATATGCTGATGAACCGCAAATTCCATCCCTGGGAAGGCGGTGAAGGCAAAGTGGCTGCTCAATATACTTACAGCCTGATGGAAAGGGCCAAATTGTCGATTTTGAAGAAGAACCCTGAAACGGCTATTGAATTGCTCAACGAAGCGCTACGCTATCCTGACAATTTAGGCGAAGGAAAATTACCAGGGGCACGTGATAATGATATTTATTTTTGGCTGGGTTGCGCTTACCAGGCTTCAGGTGATGAGGAAACAGCCGGTCGGTCATGGAAAACGGCTGCCATTGGAGATGAGTATCCGAGTGCTGCTGTATTTTATAATGATTCGCCACCTGATAAAATATTTTATCAGGGGCTGGCGCTCAGAAAAATTGGAGACGACCACCGTGCCGAAAGTATTTTTAATAAATTGATCAGCTACGGACAGCAGCATATTGACGATCAGATTAAGATCGACTACTTCGCCGTTTCTCTTCCGGATCTGATGGTTTTTGATGGAGATTTGAATTTGCTGAACCGGATTCATTGTCTTTATTTACAGGGCCTCGGTCAATTAGGTTTAAATAACCGGAAAGAAAGCGTTGCCCTGTTTCAGCAAGTACTCGAGATGGAAACGATGCACCTTGGCGCGAAAACCCATCTTGATTTAGCTGCATCCTATCATCAGTTGGCAGATAGTTTTTTAAAAGTTTAA
- a CDS encoding AraC family transcriptional regulator yields the protein MNYKKDGFDGQKAIVIPRSIVNRFCLSNDIIKGSYITDIGYYPKAKFHFRKRAQGAEQNILIYCVEGTGLVSIKSVKHTIVPGDFIIIPHSVSHSYETNEKTPWTIYWCHFKGEQADALVKWLYSKGQSYKYSVEFVQERITLFEQLYTYLEQGYSMENLTYINLLMLQFLSSFIYSDKYRTKLSEKNIDILEKSIFIMQNNLEKSLTLSDLAASVNLSNSHYSAIFRKKTGFPPIEYFNHLKIQKACQYLQFTKLRISEIAFKIGIDDPFYFSRLFTKTMGYAPKEYRETRYSANQEK from the coding sequence ATGAATTATAAAAAAGACGGGTTCGACGGACAAAAAGCGATTGTTATTCCCAGATCGATTGTAAACAGATTTTGTCTTTCCAATGATATTATCAAAGGATCTTATATCACTGATATCGGCTATTATCCCAAAGCGAAATTCCACTTCCGGAAGAGGGCTCAGGGAGCAGAGCAAAATATACTTATATATTGCGTGGAAGGCACCGGACTCGTATCCATCAAATCGGTAAAGCATACAATCGTTCCGGGAGACTTTATTATCATTCCGCATAGTGTTTCTCACTCGTATGAAACGAATGAAAAAACACCCTGGACAATTTATTGGTGCCATTTTAAAGGTGAGCAGGCAGATGCACTGGTTAAATGGCTGTATTCAAAAGGGCAAAGCTATAAATACAGTGTTGAATTTGTCCAGGAGCGCATCACGCTATTTGAACAGCTTTACACTTATCTTGAGCAAGGATATAGTATGGAGAACCTGACTTATATTAATTTATTAATGCTGCAATTTTTAAGTTCCTTTATTTATAGTGATAAATACAGGACAAAGCTATCCGAAAAGAATATTGATATCCTTGAAAAATCTATCTTTATCATGCAGAATAATCTCGAAAAGTCTCTGACGCTTTCCGACCTGGCAGCATCGGTCAACTTGTCTAACAGCCATTATTCAGCCATCTTTAGAAAAAAAACAGGGTTTCCGCCAATTGAATATTTTAATCACCTGAAAATTCAAAAGGCCTGTCAGTATTTACAATTTACAAAACTGAGGATAAGTGAAATTGCTTTTAAAATCGGGATAGATGATCCATTTTATTTTTCGAGACTTTTTACCAAAACAATGGGGTATGCACCAAAAGAGTATCGCGAAACAAGGTATTCAGCCAATCAGGAAAAGTAG
- a CDS encoding sugar porter family MFS transporter encodes MQIATEKFNHSYIISISFISALGGYLFGFDFAVISGALPFLKSQFALSALGEGFLTGSLALGCMAGSLLAGRIADRYGRRPGLMVAASIFALSSVAMAFAANLPVFILFRFGAGIGVGMSSMLSPLYISEISPAAVRGRNVALNQLTIVLGILITNLVNYTLADKGPEAWRWMFGLGVIPSLLFLFGVVFLPESPRWQLSKGLKADALKTLCKIGSATAAARIVEDLEKSAPAATNGGYLNVFAKAVRPAVLVGVTLAVFQQFCGINVVFNYTSTIFKSIGADLDRQLWETVIIGVVNTLFTLLAMWQVDRLGRKPLIMFGSLGLTIIYLALAYALGHQASAGWISFLVLLAIAVYATSLAPVTWVIISEIFPNHIRGTASSFAILCLWGAYFLLVFTFPLLAEALGTYGPFYLYAVVCFFGFVFIRIKVKETKGQSLEQLESNFAAH; translated from the coding sequence ATGCAAATAGCAACCGAAAAATTTAACCACTCTTATATTATTTCCATATCATTCATTTCGGCCCTTGGTGGGTACCTTTTCGGCTTTGATTTCGCCGTAATCTCGGGAGCTTTGCCTTTTTTAAAATCACAGTTCGCGCTGAGTGCCTTGGGTGAAGGTTTTTTAACCGGCTCGCTTGCCCTTGGCTGTATGGCCGGGAGTCTGCTGGCCGGAAGGATCGCCGACCGTTACGGAAGACGCCCCGGCTTAATGGTAGCAGCTTCGATCTTTGCGCTGTCTTCGGTAGCGATGGCGTTCGCCGCAAATCTGCCTGTTTTTATCCTGTTCCGATTTGGAGCGGGCATCGGCGTGGGCATGTCTTCCATGCTCAGTCCCCTTTATATATCTGAAATTTCGCCTGCTGCGGTGAGGGGCAGAAACGTGGCACTTAACCAGTTAACCATTGTTTTGGGGATACTGATCACAAACCTTGTCAATTATACTCTGGCTGACAAAGGGCCGGAAGCCTGGAGATGGATGTTCGGCCTTGGCGTGATCCCATCCCTGCTTTTTCTGTTTGGTGTTGTTTTTTTGCCGGAAAGCCCCCGTTGGCAACTCAGCAAAGGGCTCAAAGCAGATGCACTTAAAACACTTTGCAAAATTGGCTCAGCAACTGCCGCGGCCAGGATTGTTGAAGACCTGGAAAAAAGTGCACCAGCCGCAACCAATGGCGGTTATCTTAACGTATTTGCCAAAGCGGTGCGGCCGGCTGTTTTGGTTGGTGTGACACTTGCTGTTTTCCAACAATTTTGCGGGATCAATGTCGTGTTTAATTATACCTCCACTATTTTTAAATCTATAGGAGCCGATCTTGACCGCCAGCTTTGGGAAACGGTAATTATCGGCGTGGTGAATACCTTATTTACTTTATTGGCGATGTGGCAGGTTGATCGTTTAGGACGAAAACCCCTGATCATGTTCGGTTCGCTTGGCCTGACCATTATTTATCTCGCGCTGGCGTATGCGCTCGGCCATCAGGCTTCCGCCGGGTGGATATCTTTTCTGGTATTGCTCGCCATTGCAGTCTATGCCACATCTCTGGCTCCTGTTACATGGGTTATAATATCTGAAATATTTCCTAATCACATCAGGGGTACTGCTTCTTCTTTTGCCATACTATGTTTATGGGGAGCGTATTTTCTGCTTGTATTTACTTTCCCCCTGCTGGCTGAAGCACTGGGAACTTACGGGCCTTTTTACCTCTATGCGGTTGTTTGTTTTTTCGGATTTGTGTTCATTAGGATTAAAGTCAAGGAAACTAAAGGACAATCCCTGGAACAACTGGAATCAAATTTTGCAGCACATTAA